A part of Notolabrus celidotus isolate fNotCel1 chromosome 21, fNotCel1.pri, whole genome shotgun sequence genomic DNA contains:
- the myf6 gene encoding myogenic factor 6 produces the protein MMDLFETNTYLFNDLRYLEEGDHGPLQHLDMAGVSPLYNGNDSPLNEDNIPSETGGESSGEEHVLAPPGLRSHCEGQCLMWACKICKRKSAPTDRRKAATLRERRRLKKINEAFEALKRKTVANPNQRLPKVEILRSAISYIERLQELLQTLDEQEKTQNGSSHGFDAKEHSVSGHDYHWKKSSDCWPTSADHSSAAMINHREVNTESTGSSSLLRLSSIVDSITTEEKVIVSEEVSEN, from the exons ATGATGGACCTTTTTGAGACCAACACTTATCTTTTCAATGATTTGCGCTACTTGGAAGAAGGGGATCATGGACCACTACAACACCTGGACATGGCAGGAGTGTCCCCGCTTTACAACGGCAACGACAGCCCGCTGAATGAGGATAATATTCCATCTGAGACTGGAGGGGAGAGCAGCGGGGAGGAGCACGTCTTAGCACCCCCGGGTCTCCGCTCACACTGCGAAGGCCAGTGCCTCATGTGGGCCTGCAAGATCTGCAAGAGGAAGTCTGCTCCTACAGACAGACGCAAGGCGGCCAcgctgagagagaggaggaggctgaagAAGATCAACGAGGCCTTCGAGGCGCTCAAGAGGAAGACGGTGGCCAACCCAAACCAGAGGCTACCCAAGGTGGAGATTTTACGCAGCGCCATCAGCTACATCGAGaggctgcaggagctgctgcagactctGGACGAGCAGGAGAAGACGCAGAACGGATCATCACACGGCTTTGACGCCAAAGAGCACAGT GTGTCAGGTCATGACTACCACTGGAAAAAGTCCTCCGATTGCTGGCCGACCTCTGCTGATCATTCCAGTGCAGCCATGATTAACCACAGAGAAG TAAACACAGAGTCTACTGGATCCTCGAGCCTCCTGCGCCTGTCGTCCATCGTGGACAGCATCACCACGGAGGAGAAAGTCATCGTCAGCGAGGAAGTCTCAGAAAACTGA